Proteins from a genomic interval of Sugiyamaella lignohabitans strain CBS 10342 chromosome C, complete sequence:
- the PCS60 gene encoding Pcs60p (Oxalyl-CoA synthetase; capable of catalyzing conversion of oxalate to oxalyl-CoA; catalyzes first step in pathway of oxalate degradation that functions to protect yeast from inhibitory effects of oxalate; peroxisomal protein that binds mRNA; localizes to both peroxisomal peripheral membrane and matrix, expression is highly inducible by oleic acid; similar to E. coli long chain acyl-CoA synthetase; GO_component: GO:0005737 - cytoplasm [Evidence IDA] [PMID 11914276]; GO_component: GO:0016021 - integral component of membrane [Evidence ISM] [PMID 12192589]; GO_component: GO:0016020 - membrane [Evidence IEA]; GO_component: GO:0005782 - peroxisomal matrix [Evidence IEA]; GO_component: GO:0005782 - peroxisomal matrix [Evidence IDA] [PMID 8841414]; GO_component: GO:0005778 - peroxisomal membrane [Evidence IEA]; GO_component: GO:0005778 - peroxisomal membrane [Evidence IDA] [PMID 8841414]; GO_component: GO:0005777 - peroxisome [Evidence IEA]; GO_function: GO:0003824 - catalytic activity [Evidence IEA]; GO_function: GO:0016874 - ligase activity [Evidence IEA]; GO_function: GO:0003729 - mRNA binding [Evidence IDA] [PMID 20844764]; GO_function: GO:0050203 - oxalate-CoA ligase activity [Evidence IDA,IMP] [PMID 24291261]; GO_process: GO:0008152 - metabolic process [Evidence IEA]; GO_process: GO:0033611 - oxalate catabolic process [Evidence IDA,IMP] [PMID 24291261]), which yields MSTSSSTPSSPPVIHKSPWGEVPDLFVGNIAQFVRESPHINRKLDKKILIDAKTNQAIRGRQLFNFTARLSWVLRTKYKIEYDDVVCLFAPNSVWTPIIHHGVLSRGAILSPANIAYNPEELHYQIKTANAKLALVGDAHLETARKALKVGPNNCVKIVPISRLIKDIKFAKGVENPVPLEGDVAKDKIAYLCFSSGTSGTPKGVMTTHYNMTSNAQQQFYCFNKALLNGNNVYGAVLPMSHIFGLTKFVYSTLYVASTIVVFEKFDFPLLLSSILKYNINVLHVVPPILVLFAKSPLVDKYAIKGRLNHIFTGAAPAGKEIIALAEARTGAHISQGYGLTESSPVTHLYSYDEQAYDQNSIGWLIASCEARLVTDEGTDAAVGERGELWIRGPNIMKGYLNNPAATAETLTSDGFLKTGDVAIRVADGQYYIVDRKKELIKSKGHQVAPAELEALLLDHPDVVDVAVVGVHVSELGTELPRAFLVIREKTDPLEIKKWFDSKVARHKRLWGGIVVLDAIPKSPSGKILRRLLRDRKDDKAIGFTLAEPKL from the coding sequence ATGTCAACATCCAGCTCTACCCCATCAAGTCCACCTGTGATTCATAAATCGCCATGGGGCGAGGTTCCTGATCTGTTTGTCGGAAATATAGCCCAATTCGTGAGAGAATCACCTCACATCAACAGGAAGCTTGACAAAAAGATTCTTATTGATGCTAAGACCAACCAGGCGATTAGAGGTAGGCAGTTGTTCAACTTCACTGCCAGATTATCTTGGGTGTTGCGCACTAAATACAAGATTGAATATGACGAcgtggtttgtttgtttgctCCAAATAGTGTATGGACTCCTATTATTCACCATGGTGTCTTGTCTAGAGGTGCTATTTTGTCCCCTGCTAACATAGCATACAACCCCGAGGAGCTTCATTATCAAATAAAGACAGCTAATGCCAAGTTGGCTCTTGTTGGAGATGCTCATCTTGAAACAGCCAGAAAAGCTCTTAAAGTGGGTCCCAATAACTGTGTTAAAATTGTCCCTATTAGTAGATTGATTAAAGATATCAAGTTTGCCAAGGGAGTCGAGAATCCTGTTCCTTTGGAGGGAGATGTTGCCAAGGATAAGATTGCTTATTTGTGTTTCTCATCTGGTACATCTGGTACCCCCAAGGGAGTCATGACTACTCACTACAACATGACTTCCAACGCCCAACAACAGTTCTATTGTTTCAACAAAGCTTTGTTGAACGGCAATAATGTATATGGAGCAGTCTTGCCTATGTCACATATCTTTGGATTGACTAAATTTGTGTATTCAACACTTTATGTTGCGTCAACAATTGTCGTatttgaaaagttcgaCTTCCCACTTCTGCTGTCTTCAATTCTCAAGTACAATATTAATGTTCTTCACGTGGTGCCCCCTATTCTTGTTCTGTTTGCGAAATCTCCTTTGGTTGACAAGTACGCCATCAAAGGACGATTGAATCATATATTCACAGGTGCTGCCCCAGCTGGAAAGGAGATCATTGCCCTTGCAGAAGCCAGAACCGGAGCTCATATTTCACAAGGATACGGACTCACAGAATCATCTCCAGTTACACATTTGTACTCGTACGATGAACAGGCCTACGATCAAAATAGTATTGGATGGCTTATTGCTTCATGCGAAGCTCGTCTTGTGACTGACGAAGGcactgatgctgctgtcggCGAAAGAGGTGAATTGTGGATCAGAGGACCAAATATCATGAAAGGATACTTGAATAACCccgctgctactgctgagACTCTTACTTCTGATGGATTCCTTAAAACAGGTGATGTTGCTATTCGCGTTGCAGATGGTCAATACTACATTGTAGACCGAAAGAAGGAGCTTATCAAGTCCAAGGGCCATCAAGTCGCACCAGCCGAGCTCGAGGCTCTACTTTTGGATCACCCTGATGTGGTCGACGTAGCCGTTGTTGGTGTCCATGTCTCCGAACTGGGTACTGAACTTCCCAGGGCGTTCCTTGTTATCCGGGAGAAGACCGATCCTCTTGAAATTAAGAAGTGGTTCGACTCAAAGGTTGCAAGACACAAAAGACTCTGGGGAGGTATTGTTGTGCTGGACGCAATTCCTAAGAGTCCTTCAGGCAAGATATTACGTCGTCTGTTGCGTGACCGTAAAGATGACAAGGCCATTGGCTTCACCCTGGCGGAACCCAAGCTCTAA
- the DBP6 gene encoding Dbp6p (Essential protein involved in ribosome biogenesis; putative ATP-dependent RNA helicase of the DEAD-box protein family; GO_component: GO:0005730 - nucleolus [Evidence IEA]; GO_component: GO:0005730 - nucleolus [Evidence IDA] [PMID 9528757]; GO_component: GO:0005634 - nucleus [Evidence IEA]; GO_component: GO:0030687 - preribosome, large subunit precursor [Evidence IDA] [PMID 15126390]; GO_component: GO:0030687 - preribosome, large subunit precursor [Evidence IDA] [PMID 17145778]; GO_function: GO:0005524 - ATP binding [Evidence IEA,IEA]; GO_function: GO:0004004 - ATP-dependent RNA helicase activity [Evidence ISS] [PMID 10322435]; GO_function: GO:0008026 - ATP-dependent helicase activity [Evidence IEA]; GO_function: GO:0003723 - RNA binding [Evidence IEA]; GO_function: GO:0004386 - helicase activity [Evidence IEA,IEA]; GO_function: GO:0016787 - hydrolase activity [Evidence IEA]; GO_function: GO:0003676 - nucleic acid binding [Evidence IEA]; GO_function: GO:0000166 - nucleotide binding [Evidence IEA]; GO_process: GO:0006200 - ATP catabolic process [Evidence IEA]; GO_process: GO:0000466 - maturation of 5.8S rRNA from tricistronic rRNA transcript (SSU-rRNA, 5.8S rRNA, LSU-rRNA) [Evidence IMP] [PMID 9528757]; GO_process: GO:0000463 - maturation of LSU-rRNA from tricistronic rRNA transcript (SSU-rRNA, 5.8S rRNA, LSU-rRNA) [Evidence IMP] [PMID 9528757]; GO_process: GO:0006364 - rRNA processing [Evidence IEA]; GO_process: GO:0042254 - ribosome biogenesis [Evidence IEA]), with protein sequence MFLATKRFDPNFTSQREEDDQPEPKKVKLDKELIKKDVVPSSLSSENNPAKSNTPIETNSLDSSHVSSSKSVLEESDDSESEYEVDPKYSAVFKRFQDIASKAAKNNVRTSRLADQEAISKDSENNQEEPDEEEIPEVNELVPLPQIARKKESSKKHKEPPKWITEPIIIPLNASKPFAEYEKEHLLSARMVKVLQSLNYESAFAVQTGVCPVLLKDSQSIAPDPLPDVLVNAYTGSGKTLAYGIPIVEALSKRVVPRIRALILLPTRPLIQQVRNVLESLAKGTSLRVMICRTDRPFKEEQALISSHTPDILITTPGRLVDHIRNNTQGFSLNHLQYLVVDEADRLLNQSFQEWVSVLVNALEAAKPKESLAKVWNRPPQKLIFSATLTRDPGKLAALNITTTPTPRIFVLGEEPVVNNGHTNTTSGPSVHEDRQRIMMDYEFSLPEKLQEHHIQVKSASNKPLVLLQLLINHSLHSDTLIFVKSNQAAARLARLIQLIDEELFHLNLSVERCSGELELSQRRKMLKKFADGEIGILVCTDLIARGIDIASVKAVINYDLPVGKREYVHRVGRTARAGNSGAAWNLTVGSGERKFFNSITTSIFRTGEIESEVIKPSPDHNDGYQKALSRLEQEVFAK encoded by the coding sequence ATGTTTTTGGCAACCAAACGGTTTGATCCGAACTTTACAAGTCAAAGggaagaagatgatcaACCGGAACCTAAGAAAGTCAAGCTTGATAAAGAATTGATTAAGAAGGACGTGGTACCTTCATCTCTATCATCAGAGAACAATCCTGCCAAGTCAAACACCCCTATAGAAACCAATTCATTGGATAGTAGCCATGTTTCCTCGTCGAAATCCGTTTTAGAAGAGTCAGATGATTCTGAAAGTGAATATGAGGTAGATCCAAAATATTCCGCTGTGTTCAAGCGATTCCAGGATATTGCCTCCAAGGCAGCAAAGAACAATGTAAGAACTTCTAGGCTAGCGGATCAAGAGGCCATATCAAAAGACAGCGAAAACAATCAAGAAGAGcctgatgaagaagaaatacCTGAGGTGAACGAGTTAGTGCCTTTACCACAGATTGCTCGTAAAAAAGAGTCGTCCAAAAAGCACAAAGAACCACCAAAGTGGATTACCGAACCGATTATAATCCCACTTAATGCATCAAAACCATTTGCTGAATATGAAAAAGAGCACTTGCTAAGCGCCAGGATGGTCAAAGTACTACAGTCGCTAAACTACGAGTCTGCCTTTGCCGTACAGACTGGTGTTTGTCCGGTACTACTAAAAGACAGTCAGTCCATTGCTCCAGATCCTCTTCCTGATGTGCTTGTAAATGCATACACTGGTAGTGGTAAGACCCTTGCCTACGGAATTCCTATTGTTGAGGCGTTATCAAAGCGAGTGGTTCCACGGATTAGAGCCTTGATCTTACTACCAACTCGTCCTCTAATTCAGCAGGTACGAAATGTTCTTGAATCCCTGGCAAAAGGTACCAGTTTACGAGTCATGATATGTCGTACTGATAGGCCATTCAAGGAAGAACAGGCGCTAATTTCATCTCACACACCAGATATTTTAATCACCACACCAGGAAGGTTGGTAGACCACATTAGAAATAATACTCAAGGTTTTTCACTGAACCACTTACAATACCTGGTTGTTGACGAAGCTGATAGACTTCTAAACCAGAGCTTTCAGGAATGGGTATCTGTTCTGGTGAATGCTCTAGAAGCTGCAAAGCCAAAAGAGTCATTGGCGAAAGTTTGGAACAGACCTCCACAAAAGTTAATCTTCTCTGCTACTCTGACCAGGGATCCTGGTAAGCTAGCTGCCCTGAATATTACAACCACGCCCACCCCTCGCATATTCGTTCTGGGAGAAGAACCCGTTGTCAATAATGGACATACAAACACCACGTCAGGACCAAGTGTTCATGAAGATAGACAACGAATTATGATGGACTACGAGTTCTCGCTTCCTGAAAAGCTACAAGAACACCATATCCAGGTAAAATCTGCATCTAATAAGCCGCTAGTCCTactccagctgctgataaaCCACTCATTGCATTCAGACACGTTGATTTTCGtgaaatcaaatcaagcagcagctcgtcTTGCCCGTTTAATTCAACTCATAGATGAAGAGTTATTCCATCTTAACCTGAGTGTAGAGCGATGCAGCGGAGAACTTGAGCTCAGCCAAAGACGTAAAATGCTCAAGAAGTTTGCCGATGGTGAGATTGGTATCCTTGTCTGCACCGATCTCATAGCTCGTGGTATTGACATCGCATCAGTCAAGGCCGTAATTAACTACGATTTACCCGTTGGTAAGCGTGAGTATGTCCACAGAGTAGGTCGTACAGCCAGAGCTGGAAACTCGGGTGCCGCATGGAATCTCACTGTAGGCTCTGGCGAGCGGAAATTTTTCAACTCGATCACGACGTCTATCTTCCGCACCGGCGAAATCGAGTCGGAGGTTATCAAGCCCAGTCCTGACCATAACGACGGTTACCAGAAAGCTCTCAGTAGACTGGAACAAGAGGTTTTCGCCAAATag
- the MSS4 gene encoding 1-phosphatidylinositol-4-phosphate 5-kinase (Phosphatidylinositol-4-phosphate 5-kinase; involved in actin cytoskeleton organization and cell morphogenesis; multicopy suppressor of stt4 mutation; GO_component: GO:0005634 - nucleus [Evidence IDA] [PMID 9624177]; GO_component: GO:0005886 - plasma membrane [Evidence IDA] [PMID 9624177]; GO_function: GO:0016308 - 1-phosphatidylinositol-4-phosphate 5-kinase activity [Evidence IEA]; GO_function: GO:0016308 - 1-phosphatidylinositol-4-phosphate 5-kinase activity [Evidence IDA] [PMID 9624177]; GO_function: GO:0016308 - 1-phosphatidylinositol-4-phosphate 5-kinase activity [Evidence IDA] [PMID 9624178]; GO_function: GO:0005524 - ATP binding [Evidence IEA]; GO_function: GO:0016301 - kinase activity [Evidence IEA]; GO_function: GO:0000166 - nucleotide binding [Evidence IEA]; GO_function: GO:0016307 - phosphatidylinositol phosphate kinase activity [Evidence IEA]; GO_function: GO:0016740 - transferase activity [Evidence IEA]; GO_process: GO:0031321 - ascospore-type prospore assembly [Evidence IGI] [PMID 19502581]; GO_process: GO:0046488 - phosphatidylinositol metabolic process [Evidence IEA]; GO_process: GO:0046854 - phosphatidylinositol phosphorylation [Evidence IDA] [PMID 9624177]; GO_process: GO:0046854 - phosphatidylinositol phosphorylation [Evidence IDA] [PMID 9624178]; GO_process: GO:0016310 - phosphorylation [Evidence IEA]) codes for MGAFFFSNGDYLPSNGTHKVPRRPVLSDVHCGVSVPKYGACAQLENRHPARRSAFAYHKVLILECSDDSGVSVGSDETLNEPTVWKPVDIVAEQAYCEFAPIDNDSDNSSEWSFEAGDEAAFTTRQIESAWSEENTEAIWSAPAASWALSDCPIEIDENDPSPESHGDITLVESSLEASRKYLAESEEITPVNVAETPCAIADIPSSSSLIDSLVAEIIAVATLYKDLPQLIVSGGLQAEPDSELPNTAPLAPSKSIAQTLSGDLVIQVEEVDKSKTPLLLKRAKAKLTSFAGHAAPILKSTLMFNGVQTAAYATPLSSQEALTMENKNYRLDGGAIIKAYSPIVYQDIRTLCGIDYHEFLDSFVLQSDLTKTKSPGKSGSDFLFTPNGKYIIKTIKRKEHKVIANADFLADYYNHIKAHPSTQLPFYLGNYTLVADGKKTHFIIMKNLLQKETDLIYDLKGSSHDRRAGPRKDNRGRVVFKDLDWTDKHEAISMSQKDRDKLLVQVSKDVDFLKRHNIMDYSLLVGFQSDTRTCEQQPVIGMIDTLCPFSWRKRAETVSKSLFFGSSAIDVVHPEKYGARFLNFVQSAVVPEPSRSVSTRY; via the coding sequence atgggtgcatttttcttttccaacGGTGATTATCTTCCTTCCAATGGAACCCACAAGGTCCCTCGTCGTCCTGTTTTGAGTGACGTCCATTGCGGTGTCTCTGTGCCCAAGTATGGTGCTTGTGCACAACTAGAGAACCGTCATCCTGCCAGAcgttctgcttttgcttatcACAAGGTTTTGATCCTTGAATGTTCCGATGACTCTGGTGTCTCGgttggatctgatgagACCCTCAACGAACCCACCGTTTGGAAACCCgttgatattgttgctgaACAAGCTTATTGTGAGTTTGCTCCCATTGACAATGATAGTGACAACTCTTCTGAGTGGTCTTTTGAGGCTGGAGACGAGGCTGCCTTTACCACCCGCCAAATCGAATCTGCCTGGTCCGAGGAGAACACTGAGGCTATCTGGTctgcccctgctgcctcttggGCCCTATCGGATTGCcctattgaaattgatgaaaatgaccCTTCTCCTGAGTCCCATGGCGATATCACATTGGTTGAGTCGTCTTTGGAGGCCTCTCGCAAATATTTGGCTGAATCTGAGGAAATCACTCCTGTCAATGTGGCTGAGACCCCTTGCGCTATTGCTGACATCCCTAGCAGCAGTTCTTTGATTGACAgccttgttgctgagattattgcCGTTGCAACCTTGTACAAGGATTTGCCacaattgattgtttctggtggccTTCAAGCTGAACCAGATTCTGAGCTTCCCAATACAGCTCCATTGGCTCCATCTAAGTCCATTGCTCAAACTCTCTCTGGCGATTTGGTCATTCAGGTTGAAGAAGTCGACAAGTCCAAGACaccattgttgttgaaaagAGCCAAGGCAAAGCTGACCTCTTTTGCTGGTCACGCTGCCCCTATTTTGAAATCCACTCTTATGTTTAATGGAGTTCAAACAGCCGCCTATGCTACTCCCCTTAGTAGCCAGGAAGCCCTCACTATGGAGAACAAGAACTACAGACTTGATGGAGGTGCCATTATTAAGGCCTATTCGCCTATTGTTTATCAGGACATCCGCACCCTTTGTGGAATCGATTATCATGAGTTTTTGGactcttttgttttgcaatctgacttgaccaagactAAATCTCCTGGCAAATCTGGAtccgatttcttgtttactCCTAATGGCAAGTACATTATTAAGACCATCAAACGTAAAGAGCACAAAGTTATCGCTAATGCGGACTTTTTGGCCGACTATTACAACCATATCAAGGCTCACCCCAGTACTCAACTTCCCTTCTACCTTGGAAACTACACacttgttgctgatggaaagaagactcaCTTTATcattatgaagaatttgcttcaGAAGGAGACAGATTTGATTTACGATCTTAAGGGATCGAGCCATGACCGACGTGCCGGTCCTAGAAAAGACAATCGTGGTCGTGTAGTGTTCAAGGACCTTGACTGGACTGACAAGCACGAGGCTATCTCCATGAGTCAAAAGGACCGAGACAAGTTATTGGTTCAAGTTTCAAAGGATgtcgatttcttgaagcGACACAACATCATGGATTATTCATTACTGGTAGGATTTCAGAGTGACACTCGTACTTGTGAACAACAGCCtgttattggtatgatTGATACACTTTGCCCCTTTAGTTGGCGCAAGAGAGCGGAGACCGTTTCCAAATCACTATTCTTTGGAAGCTCTGCTATTGACGTTGTTCACCCTGAGAAGTATGGAGCGAGATTCCTTAATTTCGTTCAATCTGCCGTGGTCCCTGAACCTAGCAGGTCAGTGTCTACTCGTTATTAA